In Treponema denticola, one genomic interval encodes:
- the efp gene encoding elongation factor P, with protein MIRGGDIAKGTVLLNKGTPYLVVEREFVNPGKGAAFARVKMKNLRDGSVLMQTIKTADTVEDAVVDTHKSQYQYKDGDQFMFMDTESFESISVPAETIGDKEHYLREGDEYDILIWENEPIDVRIPTKMIFIVEQSENYIKGDTVSGATKPIVTETGLVVRVPLFIKQGEKILVNTETNEYQERVNS; from the coding sequence ATGATTAGAGGCGGAGATATAGCTAAGGGCACGGTTTTGCTCAATAAGGGAACTCCCTATTTAGTTGTTGAGAGGGAATTTGTCAACCCCGGAAAGGGTGCGGCCTTTGCCCGTGTTAAAATGAAAAATCTGAGAGACGGTTCTGTTTTGATGCAGACTATCAAAACAGCAGACACCGTTGAAGATGCGGTAGTAGATACACACAAGAGTCAGTATCAATACAAGGACGGCGACCAGTTTATGTTCATGGATACGGAGAGTTTTGAATCCATTTCCGTACCCGCCGAAACAATAGGCGACAAGGAACATTATCTAAGAGAAGGCGATGAATACGATATTCTCATCTGGGAAAACGAACCTATCGATGTAAGGATTCCCACAAAGATGATTTTTATTGTAGAGCAAAGCGAAAACTATATAAAGGGAGATACCGTTTCGGGAGCAACAAAACCCATAGTTACCGAAACAGGTCTTGTAGTTCGTGTTCCCCTATTTATTAAACAGGGCGAAAAAATACTTGTAAACACCGAAACTAACGAATATCAGGAAAGAGTTAACAGCTAA